The Branchiostoma floridae strain S238N-H82 chromosome 3, Bfl_VNyyK, whole genome shotgun sequence genomic sequence GTGTGGAAGTACGTACCAACCCTGGTTCGTGTGGTTATGTGCCGGTACGTGTGAGAGTACTAACCCTGGTCCATATGGTTATGTGCCGGTACGTGCGTGTGGGAGAACCCTGTTTCATATCTATGTGCCGGTACATGTGGGAGTACTAACCCTGTTTCATATCTATGTGCCGGTACATGTGAGAGTACTAACCCTGGTTCATATCTATGTGCCGGTACATGTGGGAGTACTAACCCTGTTTCATATCTATGTGCCGGTACATGTGGGAGTACTAACCCTGTTTCATATCTATGTGCCGGTACATGTGGGAGTACTAACCCTGTTTCATATCTATGTGCCGGTACATGTGAGAGTACTAGCCCTGTTTCATATCTATGTGCCGGTACATGTGAGAGTACTAACCCTGGTTCGTGTGGTTATGTGCTGGCACGTGTGGGAGTACTAACCCAGGTTCATGTGGTTACGTGCCGGTACGTGTGGGAGTACTAACCCTGGTTCATGTGGTTATGTGCCGGTACGTGTGAGAGTACTAATCCTGGTTCATGTGGTTATGTGCTGGCACGTGTGGGAGTACTAACCCAGGTTCATGTGGTTACGTGCCGGTACGTGTGGGAGTACTAACCCTGTTTCATGTGGTTATGTGCCGGTACGTGTGAGAGTACTAATCCTGGTTCATGTGGTTATGTGCCGGTACGTGTGAGAGTACTAATCCTGGTTCATGTGGTTATGTGCCGGTACGTGTGGGAGTACTAACCCTGGTTCATGTGGTTATGTGCCGGTACGTAGGTGCTCCGGGACAGACAGGTGGCCAGGCCCTTGTCACACTCACACAGGGACCGCTTGCAGGACCCGGACTCGTTCACTTGAGGGTAAGGCAGAAATTTCTTACTAGTATTCGTTTTCTAAACAAACTTTGCAGGCTGAAACATCATGAGTTGCGTTGCAATTTACAAAAGTCACAGCCATTAGTAACATGTCATCATTTCAGCATTATGAGTATgattttacagaaatgttacataaatgacaacaatgCTCATTAAAATCAGTACAAGGCTAGCGATTCACCAACATTCCTATCcctaaataaacaaaagaaagcCTACTACTTTTGGTTAATTTGCACTGATAATCGCATTTCTAGGACAAGTATAAGGTTGATATTTGGATGTACAATCGAATCCGTTTGCTATTTTAAGACTCATATCGTACGATCATCGGATGAATGTGACTTGGCCCGTAAGACACTTGGAGAACACTTACAACAGGTGACGTTTCGACCCTGGATGTTGAACTGGTAGGGCACGAGGTACGTTTCTGCGTCTCCCCATTTACAGGGTGGGAGGTCCAGGGCGTCGTAACAGTGGTCATGAGTACGGCAGCAACTAATGCAGTGGGCCATATATAAAAGATAACTGTCAAATCTCTGCCCTGGATATCGATAGTACACAAGACATTCATTCCATAGTTGCTTCACTTAAAGGTGAACGACTGGAAAGAAAAGAGTAACTCACAAGTCGGTTTCGTCCACGGGCGCCCCCTGTCCCCCGGGGCCGCACCAGCACCCGTAGTCCCAGTAGGCCCATGGTTCCCGTCCAGTTACCTGGCGTATGGACACAAACGTAtgaaaatatatgcaaattaggcatCGGGGGCAAAAAGCTGATTAGCGTCTATACATGCATTAAGAATggtctagacaagaactgtttagtAGCCTTCATCTTTGATACCTGTGATACATCTTATTACGCAAGCACGATTTAAACAGTCAACCATGAAGACAGCTGTGATATAACGTTCAATGATGATGAAACGATGGAATATAGCCGCAGCATGTACGTATTCGTATGTGTTTCATATAAAAGTGTCCACTACGTTAGCTAATCTACATTAAACAATATTAATAGTCAAAGAAGGAACGGTGGTAGACAGGCCTAGGGAAACAGGCGGACGAGAATGGATGATAAGCTCCTCCTACCTTGACTATCATGTCCCCTAGTTGCTCCAGGAGACGGGGTGTGGCCGCCGCCCAGCAACCGGTGAAGGTCAGGACGAACAGACACACCACCCGCGGCTGGAACGGGGTGCGTGTTAAAGAATatgatcaacaacaacaacaacaacaccaaagACAACAAATAGGTTACTGAAAGGTCGAACTTTAAGGGTCATTGGAATCTGGATTGTCTTTACTGAGGTTTGAAGCGACAGTCCCCCTCCCCTCCCGGGGTAGATAGCTATagatgatgaggatgaggatACGTCCCCGGTgttagtctctatcagactcctTGGGTTGCTGGATAGTGGCAAATTAGACAAATAGCCTGGCTGATTTGGGCACAGCGTGGCATCATTCTTACCAAACCAAACCCcaaggagtctggtagagactattctTGCATATAGTATGGCGAGGAAGTATCGCTTTTAGGGGCCCGGTAATAGGTTTAGGATACTGGAAAATTGACAGTATTTTGGAGAAAGTCTTGGATGTGTCGAACACATGTTTTGTAGTGAGAAAAGTTACTATAGCTAAAACTGTCAGTTTTGCGTAGCCTTGCTAAAAATCGTTCGGCGAATGTGACTCCACCTTAGATTAATACCCTAGTGTTAGACTGCTAGGCTCCTATCGGAAAAATGTAAAATCTATTCCATAAAGCTCCTGTCCATTTAATTTAGACATCTAAATCTATGTCCCAATGAATTTAAGAA encodes the following:
- the LOC118411976 gene encoding basic phospholipase A2 6-like isoform X1, with the protein product MHSVVTSTKPRVVCLFVLTFTGCWAAATPRLLEQLGDMIVKVTGREPWAYWDYGCWCGPGGQGAPVDETDFCCRTHDHCYDALDLPPCKWGDAETYLVPYQFNIQGRNVTCLNESGSCKRSLCECDKGLATCLSRSTYVPAHNHMNQDVCKDSGEAENAESDVEPEQKGWKDWIHQMLRG
- the LOC118411976 gene encoding basic phospholipase A2 6-like isoform X2, which codes for MLRTQVPRVVCLFVLTFTGCWAAATPRLLEQLGDMIVKVTGREPWAYWDYGCWCGPGGQGAPVDETDFCCRTHDHCYDALDLPPCKWGDAETYLVPYQFNIQGRNVTCLNESGSCKRSLCECDKGLATCLSRSTYVPAHNHMNQDVCKDSGEAENAESDVEPEQKGWKDWIHQMLRG
- the LOC118411976 gene encoding basic phospholipase A2 6-like isoform X3, with product MKPRVVCLFVLTFTGCWAAATPRLLEQLGDMIVKVTGREPWAYWDYGCWCGPGGQGAPVDETDFCCRTHDHCYDALDLPPCKWGDAETYLVPYQFNIQGRNVTCLNESGSCKRSLCECDKGLATCLSRSTYVPAHNHMNQDVCKDSGEAENAESDVEPEQKGWKDWIHQMLRG